Within the Triplophysa dalaica isolate WHDGS20190420 chromosome 2, ASM1584641v1, whole genome shotgun sequence genome, the region gtaGATAAATAGAAGAGGTAAAATAAAAAGGATTAATTTAGGTTGAAGGattaattttaaaaagtgaCAAGTGTGCCATTTAGGAGAGCTCTTGTAGGTGGCTGCTCCTGGTACTTTTCTCCCTTTTGTTTTGATGGCCTCTTCTGACACCTTAGCCATCTCCTCCACCGTCTCTTCCTCTTCCACCTGCCCCGtttcttccacctgcactgtctcttcatcttccacctgcactgtctcatcatcttccacctgcactgtctcatcatcttccacctgcactgtctcatcatcttccacctgcactgtctcttccacctgcactgtctcatcatcttccacctgcactgtctcatcatcttccacctgcactgtctcatcatcttccacctgcactgtctcctCCTCTGTCTCCTCCCCTAATGTGCCGACCATTTTCGCCACCTTCTCTGGGCCATCATCCTGTAACCTGCTCTTTTTGGGGGGCTTTCCTCTCAGGGTGAATGAAAGGATGCTTAGTTGCCTTTTACCTGACATCTTTGAAAGACAGATGCAATGATTAATGCATCCATGGCCAggattatataattataaaatatgacatgattttaaaagtgaCCTATAACATCGACTATGCAATGCACTTTAATTAATTTAGTGCTAATAAAATTATTAAGCCTATTGGAGAgagatatatttataatgtgacAATATGTCAGTCATCGTGTGATAACGAAAATATGACTAGGCCTAGACTAACGTTACTTGTTTTGAGCAGATGTTGTCAGTGAACAGGCTGTAAAACTGTTGGCTAAGTAACAGACACTCATGAAAAACTGATGCTAATTATCTGGGAAACATTCTCTAACAGCAGTCAAGTTGTCATTGTTTGTGTCAATGAAAGTTGTGAATTTGTTGTAACAGGAGATCATTACTGACTTTGTGCTCAAAGTGATGCTCGGAGCTCCAGTGGTTTCCTCTGTGGGTGAATGAGGAAGATGGTGAACAATTCCAGGATGCTTTTTTTTCATTGGTTTTTGCGTTACATCTTACCCAGATACGATAGTGCTATTTTCTGATTGGTTATTGTGTAGCCTATTTCTTTTTTGTGGTTGGCTGATAGTGAGAGCGGCGCGACCAGATAACTTTGGGCGCTGCggcatattaaatgtattataaatagtttttctgcGTGAGAAATACAATGTGTGGCGGGAGTGCGTGACAAAAGACCGAAATGAGTGACTGTCACGCTCAATGCGTGACACTTGAGAGCCCTgtagtacttaatcattagatactagtacctaaaattagatactagtgcttatttattagatactagtacctaaaattagataatagtgcttatttattagctactagtacttattcaatcGATACTAGTtattaatcattagatactagtacttattcattagatactagtacttattcattacatactagTAACTTTTTAGATCAAAGATATCCTGAACATAATAGATACTAGTTTAAGCTTATACTCAGTATGCAAATTATATGTTGAATAGTAATAAGAAAACATAATATGTAAGGGAGATTGGACCGGAGAGTAAGAAAGAAGATGCAAATTGGAGGTTCTCGAGCCAATACAGAGAAAATGCAGCTgtattgaaagaaaattaatttgtgtttagtgAACTTAAGAAGAATCGAGGGCATGCTGGGTAGCAAAAAGATAAATGTTCATGCACAAATAGATAAGAGCGGCATCGGTGTGCGGTAATGAGGCTACCCAAAGCCGATGTAACGGAGAGCTGGATATGTTATATGCCTTGCCGATATTTATTCGATGTGTTTGGTAGGGGGCCCAACGCTTTTAGGCCGACGTCGGCCAAACAtacgtgtgctatctgggtttCGTCACCGCTCTCCTCCATGTATAGGGCTAAATccacgaggctgaatccagcttcttattcgcagtttcttattgacgctatccgttccaccttaaaaacgCGAAGCATCTGCTTttccagtttcttattcacgcttagcttagGGCCCATCTCACCtgtctcttcttttacgttttttattttttaactttttgtgtgtgtgtgtgtttcagggcgtgtctgtgtgtgcgtgtgtgtgtgtgtgtgtgagagcagcaaggatgggctgctgcttgcTGTCTAAGTCAAAACATGCTGcatgccccttgagatgacagtgaacttcacgtggaacctccatcaccactccccttaccattctcaatattactttgatagaacagttttttaGGCAACCtatctccaccatgaatatttATCACATCCAATAGTACCTACATGTTTaaaagtgcaatattctagtgcagagcatgcaatacggtttatgcataattaagtcaattacgtgtatatttgtgaAAAGCATAGTATACACAGTTTTGTCATACTTTGCATATCTATTATTAACTGTCTCTCTTACCTCtcatgtaaattaattattttcatcattaatatattttatttttattctatatatttattcctataaatttatatacatttatatattatcaaaaaatgttttaatccattgctcttatacaatttattatactgtacatcttttggtcttagccagtgTGTTATACACACATCATATTTCtactatgtagttacatgtatatagatttatgtaaactttgtcacttgttgtatgtacagaaaatgtctattgtcagaactgtgtttttgtacaagtatgtctttgatggtgcatTCAAAGTTCCAAAGCTAGGTTATACCTTGTTttgatgtctaccgtcatgcaagaaaacagacatttttactgtagcatttttaagttatggacccctgaatTTGGCATATCTCACATTACTGTTCAATGGGCCTTCGCActtatgggacattttgaggtgctacgGCTCAGGGGATAGCTAATGAGTATTATTACTTAAGTGGATGAACTATATTTTTGTACGAAATAAAGTATTGAAGCTGCACAACCATCTCCATTAATCTGGTTGTCTCGTTTTAGCAAGTATACGATGGAAATAGCTTGTTTAGCTGGTCCTCCCAGTCTGACCAAAGCTGGCAAAGGAAACTGAACCCATCCAAACTACTATGCTAAACCAACTGAGCCATCTAAAACAATCCAAGCAGTTTAGGCTTATATTAAGACTGCTCAACATCAAAAACTGATAAACAtactcaaaattatttttactatGCACAACAATTAATGCAAatgcatatatgtatatacgcattacaaatatttaacgcCACTAACGCAACatccatttttttctgtaatcatTGTCAGGGGTTCCATTATATAATCATGCTCTTATTCATATAAAGGCCATTAAACTATTTGTTTGGCTGTGGGTCAGAAGTCCTGTCTGCTACACTTAAGGCTGTGTCagaatctgtcagacagcgTACCAGTATTAACTTCCCTTTCGGGCTTGaatgaacaacaacattttgtcTAGTATTTTGAAGTCTTAATAGAATACAATgagttatgaaaatatttttgtgaactatGCCGATTTCATAGGCCCACAACTCCAAAATGCTACAATAGAACTGTCTCCTGTCATGTATGATGGTAGACAGGGAGATAGGGTATAACCCCTATGTGGCATCTTTATCGCACCCTCAAAGAAAGTTGAGTTatagcacctcaaaatgtccgaTAAGTGCAACGGCCCATTGAACAGTACTGTGAGATTGTTTGGCTAGATGGTAGTCAAGGATACTGGGTATAACCTCTATGTAAAATTTTCATCGCACCCTTAAAGGTTTTTTAAGATGTAGCAACTCAAAATGTCCAATAAGTGCGAAGGCCCATTTGAACAGTAATGTGAGATATGCCAAattcaggggtccataacttaaaaatgctacagtaaaaatgtctgttttcttgcatgacggtagacatcaaAACAAGGTATAACCTAGTTTTGGAACTTtgaacgcaccatcaaagacatacttgtacaaaaacacagttctgacaatagacattttctgtacatacaacaagtgacaaagtttacataaaactatatacatgtaactacatagtagaaatgtgatgtgtgtataacgcactggctaagaccaacaggtgtataataaattgtataagagcactggatcagaacattttttgaaaaaaaatggaaaaaataaatatatatagaataaaaataaaatatatcagttaATAATAGAAATGCAAAGTATGACAAAACTGTATAtactatgctttttacaaatatacacgtaattatacttaattatgcataaaccgtattgcatgctctgcactagaatattgcactttcaaacatgtaggtactatTGGAGGTGATTAATATTCAGGGTGgagataggctgcctaaaaactgttctatcaaagtaatattgagaatggtaaggggagtggtgatggaggttccacgtgaagttcactTTCATCACAAGGGGCATTCTGCATGTTTTGACTCAGACAgcaagcagcagcccatcctcaGTGCTcgctcacacacgcacgcacacacacacacacacacagacgcgcgcacacacgcacgcacacacacacacacacacacaccgagacacgcccacagacacacaaagtttaaaaaaaaatgtaaaagaagagGCGAGATGGGCCctaagctaagcgtgaataagaaactggaaAAGCGGATACTTCAGGTTTTAATGTGGAATGGATAGAgtcaataagaaactgcgaataagaagctggattcagcctcgtgcTAAATCCGCCTTTAGGCTACATCAAATATCAGTCCCGCGTGCAATATCCCAAATTTAACTTTACCATCTAACAAAGTTAAACTTATCATTATATTCcacatcaaaaacaataaatagtgATACTAAACACAtccttatttgtgtttttgtgctaaCCGATTAGCCAGACAAGCTAACATACAATGCCATCGTCATTTTGCATAGTATTAGTATGTTAACTCTGATTGGATGACAGAGGGGTTATCATGTTTATGCAATAATGTGTTTGAATCAAGATATCTTCAAACACATCTTACTAGTTCCTTTTAAGGCAGAAGATATCTTCAAATGAATAGGTACTAGTAGTTATTCTGTTTTTGATATCAGTTACTAATTTCTGACTAGTACGTATTACAATAATGACTAGTATCTTTTTGATACTAGTAGTATGTATTCATTAAATACTAgtagttgtttttaaatactggATTTGAATTCAATGTCTACTAGTACCTATTTAATAGGCACTAGTAGTTATTCAATAAGTACTAGTAGTTATATATTAGACACTAGTGTCTTTTACGGTTGTTACTAGTAACATTTCTTATCTTACTggtcacaattgtttttttacctgtCATATGTAATGACTAGTCAAAAAGGCCATTGTAGAGTTCAATTGCAAGTCTtactagtaaaataaaatatcttactAGTCACTATTGAAAAAAGTACTAGTATCTCGTGAATAGGTACTAGTCTAAATCTAATAAGTACTAGTAGCTGATAAACATGTATACGTTTCTGAttaataagtactagtatctaatgaataagtactagtaaaaatagaataaatactagtatatatttattaggtactagtatcCAATGAATAAGTCCTAGTATCTAAAAAATAAGCATTGGTATCCGTTTGGCAGGCTCTAGTATCTTTAAAATAAGTACTAGTAcctaataaataataagtatCAGTACTTTAAGAATAAATACTAGTACCTAATAAATAGGTACTAGTGACTATTGGAAGACACACTAGTCAGAACTGAATAATTGATATCTAAATGACAGATCTCCATAGAAATCAATGgcaaaaatctgaaatgtgttACTAGTAACAATAGAATAATTACTAGTCACAGATgcaataagtactagtatcaaATAAATAAGGACTAGTATCTAttaaataagtactagtatctaatgattaaatactagtatgtaatgaataagtacgtgtatctaatgattaagtactagtatctattgaataagtactagtatctaatcaataagcactagtatctaattttaggtactagtatgtaatgaataagtactagtatctaatgattaagtactagtatctattgaataagtactagtacctgataaataagcactagtatctaatttttaggtactagtatttaatgattaagtactagtatctaatggaaTAGGTACTAGTGACTAAacaataagtactagtagcctAAAAATAGATACTAGTAAACCTCAAgggttaaatgacaaaatggcttgCCATACCTCAAGTTAATCTTCCCTCGCGTGTCTTGTTTTGACATGAGCACAGCACATGGTTTACGTAATACGTATAGATTGAATCATGCAGGAAGGAAGCGCTTGACGCGTCTGAACTGCCATGCGTAATGCATCGGTAATTCTTCCGGGTGACTTTATATTCCGGATGATTTAACCAGATGGAAcatttaaggtttattttaatgtaacttgaaatatgtttgttcactttttttattcaaatattgaacatttttattttaacatacagcTTCCGCTATAAGGAACCCCGTTCTTCTGTCCCCcaccgaggcagaggcggaaaagTTCGTCAAGGACTTCCTACGCTTGGCCCCAGGGAGGATATAATGGTGTAattgtttgtttgctgtgtttatttGCTGTGTTTATATGTTATAAAAGTACGTTCTGTTAATAAACTTATGTTTGTCTATTAAATCTTTTCCTAAAATGAACGAGTGTGTGTTCTATTTTCAACTATAGAATAGTGTGAAATTTAATTCGGTAATTGTAAAATGCATGAGGGGAGGTGTAGATCGTgtattatgaaaataattagAGAAACAAAACGATGTCTGGGCTACATATATCAGAGGTCTAGCAGACGTCTGAACATCTGATACACATCTGTGAAAGAGCGGCTCACCGTCTTTATAAATAACAAAGCATCTGGAAGAGATCTGGTGGACATCGTTTAAAGAGCTGGAGCGGACGTCTCGGCGaggtattgcagatgagcaaacgcCCTAATatagacatcttacagacgaaAACCACGACCTCGCGCAGACGTCTCCGCGAGgtacgtgtgctatctgggCTGGTACTATATAATGAATAAGTaatagtatctaataaataagcactagtatctatttaggtactagtatctaatggaaTAGTTATTAGTAACTAAacaataagtactagtagcctaaaaatagatactagtaaacctcaaatgttaaatgacaaaatggcttgCCATACATTGTCCCCGTTCGCGTTCCATAGTAAACTGTATGAGTTCTGTACCTACGCATGATAGCTTAAGCTCCGCCCACTCTGGGTCCAGCGAGGGGAAGCTTTAGCTTTGCTCCAGCCCTTTGGCCCTGCAGCGAGAACTTTAAAGAGTGCGTTAATTTGCTACCCAGTACAGTAGGTGGCGAAAATGCTCAAAATGAGTTGTTAGCCACTaaacaagaagaagaaggtACTTCCTAGTACTGCCAGTTGGCAACATTTTTTGAACCTTTGTTATGAGAACAAGGATAATGCCTTAAAGCTAGATTAGATAAAGTGTCTGGAGTAGATGCATATACGGTAAAGATTATATAGGTAAGCAATAATCGATAACTGCGAAATGGCGGAATCTCCAGACAGCCGCAGTCTTGTGGCTGCGTCCTCATTGCTGAATGTAATGGAAATAGAGGCGGTAAGACCGTTTCcagctttatttttataatttatttccTAATTTCTCCTCTTTGGCGTTTTGGGGTGTTACATAATGTTATGGTGcgttttattttgctttggttatttgtgatttattgtgttGCTTCACATTTCATTGTGTTGATTAACTTGGGTCGTGTCCAGTGTTGTGTTAATATATGTTGTCACTTGTCGGTAGACTGGTTTCTATTTCAGATTTGCGCAAAACGTTTGTGATATTTCCTATATGTCGATATATTGAGAAATGACGGCGAATCCATTAAACCGATGCTAGGGCTGGGCGATTAGGCAAACAAATCGAATCTCGATTtttttttcccctgaaaatgTTACCGATTCACtatttctattgtttttgttgcactagacaatttaaaataaagctaCAACAATACAGTACTGAAATAACGTTCTCTTTATTagtaacttttaaaaaacataaattaggtaagtttttgtatttttaaaaatgtctgtatTGTAAAGGCCTAGTTGTTCTTTCAGTGTACCCTACAGTTGTCAAGAAGGTGTAGACGTACAACTTTGCAAAACATATGATTGAATAATGAAAGCAAATAtagtttaaattcaattaaaccTATAATTCTGAACATACTGGGTAAGAACATGTCACATCTTAACAAATGCAGACATTCTGTTAAAGTcgagcaaatattttttttgtaaaaggaACTAAGTAGTTTGTGAATCAAGCAACAAGATTAACAAAGACCAGCATTTCTTCCATGAAAACATGATATTTCTACAGTCTTCTTGACAGGAAGGCAGTTTATCGACTATTTCAGGCTAAAAGCATGCTCTAGAACAGGTCACAACGTTTCCACTGGCACTGAACACCTGCTCAGAAGATACACTTGTTGTGGGAATACAGAGTTTTCTTTTTGCAAGTTTGCTGAGCCTGGTTAAGTTTGACTCATGCTCCTTCCACCTATGAAGTAAAATAATCTAAAAAGCTCTCAGTGCATCTTTGTCTTCTTCTGATTGAATGGCAAGGTGTGGTTGTGGtgctgttttcttaaaaaagctTGCTTAGGTTCCTATTGGCCCCAGCTTCTGGTCTTAGTTCTTCCTGCTCCACATATAGAGTCATCTGAACTTTGCAACACTCACATGTTTTTGACAGAAACGGcgattgatatatatatatatatatatatatatatatatatatatagaaacatTACGTGGTATGATAAAAATTGGGATAACCGTTCCCAGcattaaaaagttttttcttttttataaaagctttagtaattaaacaaaataataatttaaaccaTTCAGGTTATTGTCTGTATTGTTAATCATGCTAACTGCCTTGTGAAACCGATGCCCGAATCATTGAAGATGTTTATCTTCATCGCTTTGATCATGTTCGTTCCACTATCTGTGGTCACGCACACCTTTTGTTCCTCTGCAAGTTTCCAGTAGTCCAGTGCTTTTTTATGTCCATGACCAATTATTTCCCCTGTAGGCAGAAACTTCTCAGATTCCGTTCTGCATCAACATAATGAACTGTGAGGCTCATGTATGGATGAGGAGTATGAATTCTCCACAGGTCTGTCGTCGTAGAAAAGATGCACCATAAAGCTGTTCCGCCACTTTTCGCACGTTTCAGTTAGGGGTTCAACGATTATAGATTTTGTTGGTAAGATCATAGTCTGAGGAATAATCACGATTGTTACGATTATTATGCATACATTAATTTCTACATTTTACTTGCCCTGACAGaacttttacataaataatacatttttaataatttaataactttttaaataaataataatgtctaGCAGGGTTTTTCCTGAATAGAGAAATCGGAGGTGGCCGCCTCCGTCAAATGTCATGCCGCTAACGACTCAGCAAATTTATGTCTGGTGTtttcacaagaaatgctgcacacatttaacagactgtcatttgtaaatTAGGGTTGcggcattacatttacatttatgcattttgcagatgcttttatccaaagcaactgtCTCTGCTATCATACAGGGGAAGGTTGCTTATTGTCAATAACCTAGCATCCTCTATTAGAtgtcgaccgatatgcgtttttgagaccgataccgattatttccgTGTGAATTGGACCGATagccgatattttgaaccgatatatatatatggtgtaaaaacgtaaatttatatagcaactaagaacacaggctctgaaacgttataaagatttttaattctgactgagaaatcttaatcataacacttatattaataattacaaaaacaataggttttcagcacttcgtgctcgataccctaataacaaaa harbors:
- the LOC130410005 gene encoding bifunctional lysine-specific demethylase and histidyl-hydroxylase NO66-like produces the protein MSGKRQLSILSFTLRGKPPKKSRLQDDGPEKVAKMVGTLGEETEEETVQVEDDETVQVEDDETVQVEDDETVQVEETVQVEDDETVQVEDDETVQVEDDETVQVEDEETVQVEETGQVEEEETVEEMAKVSEEAIKTKGRKVPGAATYKSSPKWHTCHFLKLILQPKLILFILPLLFIYFLFFFKIL